One genomic window of Methyloceanibacter sp. wino2 includes the following:
- the rsmG gene encoding 16S rRNA (guanine(527)-N(7))-methyltransferase RsmG — MSADTKRGALASSAESFAETFKVSHETIHRLERFVELLEHWQKTTNLVAPSTLPDVWSRHLADSAQLSGLAPKARLWLDLGSGGGFPGMVVAILRTGDPDFRMHLVESNHKKCAFLGQVARAVEAPVDIHAMRIEQFAENAQSLRLDVVSARALAPLPRLLELAEPFLRGETRGLFLKGRETEAEIASAQDRWSFDHACHPSMTADDARIVEITNLRGRPA, encoded by the coding sequence ATGAGTGCGGACACTAAGCGCGGCGCCCTCGCCTCGAGTGCGGAATCGTTCGCCGAAACCTTTAAAGTTTCACATGAAACAATCCACAGGCTAGAGCGCTTTGTGGAGCTCCTGGAGCACTGGCAGAAAACGACGAATCTCGTCGCCCCCTCCACGCTTCCCGACGTCTGGAGCCGCCACCTGGCCGACTCAGCACAGCTTTCAGGGCTTGCACCGAAAGCACGACTCTGGCTCGATCTAGGATCGGGCGGCGGCTTTCCAGGAATGGTCGTCGCCATCCTTCGAACCGGCGATCCGGACTTCCGCATGCATCTCGTTGAATCGAATCACAAAAAATGCGCGTTCCTCGGCCAGGTCGCTCGGGCCGTTGAGGCCCCTGTGGACATTCACGCGATGCGTATTGAACAGTTTGCCGAAAACGCCCAAAGCCTAAGGCTGGACGTGGTCAGCGCCCGCGCGCTCGCGCCGCTGCCCCGTCTCTTGGAGCTTGCAGAGCCGTTTCTGCGAGGTGAAACCCGGGGGCTGTTCCTGAAAGGCCGCGAGACAGAAGCCGAGATCGCCTCCGCCCAAGACCGGTGGAGCTTCGATCATGCGTGCCATCCCAGCATGACCGCAGACGACGCGCGGATTGTCGAGATCACGAACCTGCGCGGGAGGCCCGCATGA